In Lolium rigidum isolate FL_2022 chromosome 3, APGP_CSIRO_Lrig_0.1, whole genome shotgun sequence, the genomic window AACCTGGGAAGACTGGGATGTGTTAGCTTCTCGTTTTCCGACCGTTcttgcttggggacaagcaagtTCTGCTGGAGGGGGTATTGTCACGCCGTCAGTCGTGCCTTAGACCCAAGTGAGCGCCATCAGGATGCAAAGCTGGAATAAGGTGGCGCTGTGTGGAGTGCGTGTGTTAAGTTAATTAGAGAGGGTGTGGGGCCTGCGTGCCAGTGGAGTCTGTGGTGGTTACTAAAAAGAACTCGGCTGTACCAGAAACGTCATGAATGaaatgagaaaagaaaagagatctctcctcctcccctcctcttgatttctttcttctttctcaaGAATTCGTCCGACCCTGGAGATCTAGCAATCATACTAGAGCCAGGTGGTACATCGGTGGAGTTGTTGGTGGCATATCAATCAGTTTGTGCATTCCAAGTTGATTTGAGTTTGGTCGATGTGGCCATTGCTGCTACTTGTTTTGAACTGGAAGTGAAGCTTTCTGTGCAACTGTTCTGGCCTTCGGAACCTGCCATCTGGTCAATTATTTCGAAAAGAGCACCAAAGCTTATTGCACAAGGAGAAACTGAAACTCGTTGCAGAGCTTCTGAGCTGGGAAGTTCTCTTGACGATAGTGCATCAGACCTAGCGTTTGCTTGTGTCATTTGGCAATACCAGGGTGGGCAAAGTGCTTCATTCTATCAGGAGAAGCTGGTTCACAGGAATCAGCAAGAAGCTGGCTTGGGATGCTACTTCCACCTGCCGGCCAGGTTATCTGGGTTCACTATTTTTGAGCTATGCAATATGTCAATGCATGATGGAATGTCATGGGATCCTCGAGGCGTTAATGGTAGCAGAATTCAAGCCATTGCTTGGGGGCAAGCAATGTTTTGCCGGGGCGGTAGTGTAACACCCTATATACCCCTTGGAATGCACTTGAGCTATGGGTTGTGTACATGGGCTCGGCCCAGATCAAGCCTTGGAGCAGGACTGATAAAGATAGACACCAGGGCAGCACGGGAGACATCGAACAGAAATAGAGAACCAgtttggtcttcttcttcctcggctcGTCTCCTCTCCTCttagccttcttcctcttcagGTCCGGTGCTACCACAAGCACCATTGTATCCTTGTGCGTTGGCCTCACGCCCCGATCCTCACCGGCGGCCAGGGGGTGTGACAAAGCTCGTGACAGGATCCCACAAATGAAGGTAGCGCATGAACCAAATTTTACGGGACTGCAGCCATCCAACGAATGAGCTAGATCATTTGGGCACTCGGTGTCAAAGGAAAAGAGAGATCACCATGTGGTAGAAGCCATTCTAGTTAGAGCCCATCCTAGTTATAGCTGACACTATTTAGTTGAGCATCCTCAGGACGTTGGCCATTTCTAGGCAGCAAAGAACTGTGACAACCATGATACTATATGAGAAACATCATAACTAACAGCATGGAAAACTCCATTCCACAGCAAAAACACTAGCTACTCACTGCCACTCATATTGTACATGTGTATTGTAGAAGAGATTTCACTGTAAAAATGTGAACAAGCATGGAAAATGCATAAGCCACTATGGTCCTCTAGAAGCTGAATGTCCAATTAGAAATGTAGAATCCTCTTACTACATATAGTTCTATTTAAGCAACAATAAACAAGATGGCATTCTCAATATTAACATCCAATCTGGTCTGGCGTAACAAAGTTTATGATTTACAAAACAACTATTGCTTGATTTTGTGAATGCAAACCAAGTAAAGCAGGGTGTTTTCTTGTCTGTAACTTACCAACTTAGTTTTACAATATGTTCTAAAGCTAAAATTTCATCTTATCAATTGACTTACCAGTTAGCATCGGTAAGGTGTTTTATATAATCACACTTTTTGCAGCATCTATTGTCGGTTCCCTCCCGGCCTTACCCATTTAAGAAACAAAACGGCTTCTGAACCCTCGTCCCACTCACAAAGCTGAAACACTGCTGACCATCTCCAAATTACAATCTGCATAGCACAAACAACGAGCAATGGCATGAATCATCTCATGAGACATAAACAAAAACCCTAATATAAACTATCCATacaaaacaatataaagtttaAGAATATGCACTGAACTAACCAGACATATACAGTGATTAAACAATAGAGAATGTGGATGTTAGCGAGTTAAATACCTTGCAAATGATCACAATGTTTGATCAATGACCTCTAGTAGCCTCGTCTAAACCAGCACACTAGCCTTCTCTGCTCAGATAAACTACATTCTTAATGACAAATTAATCAGTCCACCCAAAGCATCACTGAATACTACAGGAAAGCATCAGCCCATAAATATTGATCCGTCTTTGCTAAACACACTTGAGTTACAAAGTCAAACCATGCTTCCAGCTTCAGATGTAACTTGCAAGGTAAAAAGATCTTTTGAAAACGATGCCAGAAGACACCTTTACTATGCACCACATGAGGACACAAGTTATTCAGGTAATGCACGAGAAAGCCCCACTTGCCGATCTCAAGAAAAGTCTTAGGTTTATCCAAAAAAAATAATGCAGTAAAATGGCCTTTTTTGCTTCATTCGTGCATTCAGCTAATGTATTGCTATGAAATACTCTTGATGCCATGACATTGATATTTTACCAGAACATGTGTATTTTACTGCTTAATATGGATATCACAAAGTTATCAACGGAGCCCCACTATAAAATGTTTATGTTAGTAAGTTAAATGAACCTTCAGAGAATAACAATGCTTGCTCCATGACCTTTAGTTACCTCATCTGAACCTGCAAACTAGCATATCACATTACCAGTTTACCACTCCCCGGGATCTTAATGCCAAGTTAACTAGTTAACCTAAAGCATGGCCCATTACTACAAACCAAGATCCAAGCAATAAATATTGACCAGCCACTGTTCAATAATGAATACTGCTACCATTGGAGATGACCCTACCTAGCAACAATAATACATGACTGCAATTTGCTGAGAgcagtgacattaaatcactcgaTTGTGTAGTACTAGGAAGAGGGTGTAAACAAAAATGATACTGACATTGAACATTTCAAACCCATGGTTGTTAGCGAGTGTAGTATTTACATGCTTTATATTTAGGTATCATGTAttctacctcttctcctatgcACTTTGTTTACAAGCTAGTCTTTCTCTGACCTAGAAACGATGGGACAGGTAGAAACTAGCTAATAGGATTAGGATGCACAGGGACATCTTCTACCTCCTGCTCCCGAGATACTTGGGCGACCCAATAGTCTAGTGCAACACTAAGTATAAGTTGACCTATGAGCACATCTCAAGCTTCAGACAGTGGCGGTGCGTTCTCGTGAGATATCACTTGTTCTCCTTTGTTTTTGACAAGTTCCGTCACACATGCCCCCCGAGTCCCAGGTATTTCAGTTCGACTGTGTTCTCGGTAGCATTATAACCCCCCGGCCCAGATCTATGCTATTGTATTGGAGTTGGTGATGGTAAGTGATCACCCGAATTCTGGTATATAATATTCAAATTCTTGATACTCTATCCAGTAAACAGCGAGTTACCAACGAATTCATGACAGTTATCACAACAACTACGCAGTGTCATATTGTCATGAAACTATGAACTATCCTGATCACACTAGGCATATAGCAGAGAGCCAAATTTTCATCTCATCTGATAAGAAATCTAACCACATAGTTATCAAATTAACCAAACATTAAAACCATGCTTTCAGCCTGAGATGTAACTTGCCAGGTAAAATAACTACTGAAAATGAGGCCCTGGACCTTTGGCTTGTACTACCTCATAAGGACACAAGCTCTTCAGATAATGGATGAGAAAGCCCCAGCAAAGCCCCATTTTCAACTCTTGAAACAATACTCGGGTTTGTCCATAAACATGTAGTAAAGGTATTCTTGTTTCATTCAGCATTCAGCTAATGGATCGCCACAAAACACTGTTGATGATATAGTATTGATATACCAGAATATAAGTGTTTTAGCTAGGGATCAATAGGCATACCAGTAACTGATCAACTAATCTCAAAAAAAAGTGATCAACTGAACTCTGGATataatgttcaaattcttgatattcTAGCCAGCAGTGAGTTTCCAACAGATTCACAGCAACTACGCAGTTTCATGAAACTATCACTATCCTTAAGTAACTGGTCGCACTAGGCATATAGCAGAAAACCAAAATTTCATCTCATCTGATCATAAATCTAACCACATAGTTGTCAAATCAACCAAGCATTAGAACCAGGCATTCTTGTTTCATGTTGGCATTTAGCAAATTTGTTGCTGAGATACTCCTGATGGCATTATACTGATATCAGAACACAAGTATTTGTTAGCTTCAGATCAATAGGCATATCAAGTAAGTGCAAGTGATCAACTCCAGTATACAATGTTAAACAAGTTCTTGATGCTCCAGTCAGTTAGCATTGAGTTACCGATTCACAACAGTTACCAGAAGAACTAGGTAGCATCATTAAACTAGTCCAAATGAACTGGTTACACTAGAAATATATCTATCATCTGAAGCTCTTGTAAAACAGTGGATAGCAGAGAACCAAAAGTCCATTTCAACTGATCAGAAATCTAACCATATAGGCATATAGTTATCCAATCAACCGAGCATTACAACACACCACAACGATGTAACCTGATCACATAACCtcgggcctaccgtggcccctgaAAGCTCAGAAGCAGCAGGCGCAGTCGAAGGGGCAGAGCGCGGAGCCGCCGGCGTCGGCCTTGCCGAACCCGAGCTCATCGGCGGAGTAAATGGTGAGCCCGTCGTTcgtgcgccgccgcggccgcttcTGCGCAACCTCCTCGTGGCCCGGCTCACCGCCCTTGCCCCTACTCTCCTTCTTGCTCTTCTTGCTAGCCCCCTCGGCCCTGCTCTTCTTGGGCTTCTTGTCCCCCTCGGCCACTTCCCCTTCCTCCTGCGGCTTGCGCTTCTTGTCGGGCTTGGTGGCCTGGAAGATGTCGTCGATCTCGTTGGTCACCTTCTGCTTCTTCGGCTTCATCGCCGCCGTCGTTGTCGCTTGCTTTTCCGCAGGTTTTGGAGGGTTGGGCTTTTGTTTGGGGGTGGGGGGCTTGGCCTCGATAGAGGGGTTGGGGCCGGAAAGCTTCTTCTTTTGGGATTTGGTAGCCATTGGAGAGTGTGGCGTGGGggatcggatggctccgccgCGGCGAGGAGAGTACGACCGGAGACGATGAGGTtcttggtggtggcggcgcgcggAGGAGGGTTAACGCGGATACTAGAGACCTGGGAAGAAGATGGTAGGCTGGGAAAGGCCTCGTTCGCTTGGTCCGGCCCACACAGAACGTCCGAGCAAGGAATTAAGGCCCACTGGTAAGCAACAGTTAGGTGAAAACTCATTTGACATATAAAATTCACAGTTTCTCAAAAAATATATCAGAGAATATGTCGAGATACAAACATTAGTTACCAGCCcatattaattttatattttcttATGAAAATTTAGTCAAATCCTATATATAGTTTGACTTAAGAAAAACCGATATACATAATATTTTGAATTCgcatgtcaaaaaaaattgaactctaggttttttttttttgcacaaagaAGGGGTCTAGACGACCCCGGAAGAACCTCAATTATCATAAGTGGTGGGTACAAATTTACAGACAAGCCCTTTTGCATCACTCGCCCTAAAGAACAAGTAATTAGAAGATAAGGCCTGCCATCTTACAGAAAACACCCTAGAACTTAAGATGAAAACACAATCGAGTCACTAGGCGTCTCCACCACGAGTCGATGGCGTCCTCCAagcgtcgccgccgaggaacaGGGCGCAGATGCCCGAACACCCATGTCCGGCGAAGATCCGTCGCTGATGGACGCCTTGGAGccaccggggacgcaccacttggtagCAGCAACGCGCCGAGCTCCAGCAGGAAGGAAGTTGCAGGGCCTCCGAACCGGAGGTTGTCGAGTCAAGgccgccatgccggccatggataGCAGAGGCAGGATTACCTCTAGCTGTGAAGCTCAAGACGAAGCagaaccaccgccaccgcctctccGTCGATCTGCAAAGGACAGCGCCATCGAGGATCACTCCCTCTTCTCCACCATCATGGTGGCCAGGAAGAGCAAGATCCAGGACGGACTTAGCCCGAGAGCTTTATTGAGGGGGTCGTGGGAGCGCTGCCGCCCTCCGCCTCTGGCTCCGACCATCGGAGGGCCGCGGCCAGCAGCCAGACGACTACAAGCCACAGGGAGCAGCTCGATCTCCGCCGTGGCCAAACCCCCATGGGCATAACGCCATTCTCCACAGGGGTAAAGCAAAGAACTAAGCTAGATCTAGACCTAAATCTAATCCTATCTACTCCAGCGCCCTTCCTTGACCATCTCCGGCCTGCTAATCCGGCAGAGGAGGCCTTGGAGCGGCCCGGCCGACGGAGGTCGACCCTCAACCTACTGTAGCTGCTAGAGAGAGGTGGAGGGGGGAAATGAGAGCGGTCCCGCACCTTGTTGGTCAGAATTGAATTCTAGGTAGATCGAGAGGAAACCTATCAACGCTGCAACCGGATCTATGTAGTCCGCCGTGAGGTGAACAAGTTACGAATAGCTAAGATATATAAAGCgtaggagagaaaaaaaaaaagacagttCCAATGAAGGACAATCAgtcctgagagcatctccagccgcgtcccccaaaccgtcccccaaaccgcgccggattgagcgtttgggggacgtgttttgttcgtgccgcgtttgggggacgtcgctccccagccgcgtcccccaaacgccgccgccaaacatttaaaatattttttctaacacataaaccatttatatgaaatgtagcatatgaaaaaaaatattttcgaggattgttttcaaattaaattacaaaaaacaataaaacaagtaatcaaatataatgaaaagggctagatgatacatcaaggtgccacggtatttcctttgatcctccacaaatgctcaacgagatcagcttgaagttgctcatgcacattgctgtcacggatctctgcgtgcatggcgagaaaatcagcaaaatctgcagggcaactcatgatcaacctccgcgagagggccttgacactcatagagaccaacatgtgacctaacatgattcttgcggtcatcctcgatgatcatgttgtgcatgatcacacaagctcgcatcacctcccacatttggtcgtgagaccagcttagagcgatggtacggacaatggcaaattgtgcttgaagcacaccaaatgcccgctcgacatccttcccgcaagcctcctgtcgt contains:
- the LOC124700190 gene encoding uncharacterized protein C6G9.01c-like encodes the protein MATKSQKKKLSGPNPSIEAKPPTPKQKPNPPKPAEKQATTTAAMKPKKQKVTNEIDDIFQATKPDKKRKPQEEGEVAEGDKKPKKSRAEGASKKSKKESRGKGGEPGHEEVAQKRPRRRTNDGLTIYSADELGFGKADAGGSALCPFDCACCF